One Nerophis lumbriciformis linkage group LG19, RoL_Nlum_v2.1, whole genome shotgun sequence DNA segment encodes these proteins:
- the zmynd11 gene encoding zinc finger MYND domain-containing protein 11 isoform X1, producing the protein MIKMNKEVMSRVAKKRQADPKVVQYVWAAIEVIRNQKQIANMDRISKYLSRVFNMHPKETARQLSLAVKDGLVVETLTVGCKGSKAGIEQEGYWLPGDEMESQAEGSKVGEGDQANISSAVCPPQEWEPESHDWYCFQCHLPGDVLPCDNCFRVFHLKCLPEEGRPHDAGSHWQCVVCRGSKKKNLNKQEMCKYLRFIVQRMKERAVDLNKKGKDTKHPMYRRLIHTALDVSNIQENLSEGKYKNFEEFKADAQLIVHNTAILYGVHSDQAEIARLLFSDTCHELNELLLCKNCFYLSNARPDNWFCYPCSPSHDLVWAKMKGFGYWPAKVLQREDNQVDVRFFGHQHQRAWIPADNIQDIKVSVQQLQVKRSSGWKKACDELEVYQRFLKEGRFWKTKIEDAGQPSQRKASQNESDGGGRTEQPERNDEAESSISSTSNEQVRQMKGSHEPKAKKSRRSQQVEPKEEASDPEPEMEAVSSSQEIPVSSAPPQPERLSVSTQTKKASGGSPRTLHRGTQTASDGACQNMCHEKYTKVFSDVKEMMKADNKRETERVVREALEKLRAEMEEEKRQAVGKAVGGAQAEMDRKCKQVKDKCKEELVEEVKKLVSQHKQLISQTKKKQWCYNCEEEAMYHCCWNTSYCSIKCQQEHWHADHKRTCRRKR; encoded by the exons ATGA TTAAGATGAATAAGGAAGTAATGTCACGTGTGGCGAAGAAGAGGCAAGCAGACCCTAAGGTGGTCCAGTACGTGTGGGCCGCCATAGAAGTCATCCGCAACCAGAAGCAGATCGCTAACATGGACCGCATCTCCAA GTACCTGAGCCGCGTGTTCAACATGCACCCCAAGGAGACGGCCAGACAGCTGAGCCTGGCCGTGAAAGATGGCCTGGTGGTGGAGACCCTGACTGTGGGCTGCAAGGGTTCCAAAGCTGGCATCGAACAGGAAGGCTACTGGCTGCCTGGCGACGAAATG GAGTCTCAAGCGGAGGGAAGCAAG GTTGGGGAGGGGGATCAAGCCAACATCTCCTCTGCTGTGTGTCCTCCACAGGAGTGGGAGCCTGAGAGCCATGACTGGTACTGCTTTCAGTGTCACCTGCCGGGCGACGTGCTGCCCTGCGACAATTGCTTTCGTGTCTTCCACCTCAAGTGTCTGCCAGAGGAGGGCAGGCCCCACGACGCCGGGTCCCACTGGCAGTGTGTGGTCTGCAGG GGAAGTAAAAAGAAGAACTTGAACAAGCAGGAGATGTGCAAATATCTGCGCTTCATTGTCCAGCGGATGAAGGAGAGG GCTGTGGACTTGAACAAGAAAGGCAAGGACACCAAACATCCCATGTACAGACGACTCATCCACACGGCGCTGGACGTCTCCAACATACAGGAG AATCTGTCCGAGGGCAAGTACAAGAACTTTGAGGAGTTCAAGGCCGACGCCCAGTTGATTGTTCACAACACGGCCATCTTGTACGGAG TTCACAGCGACCAGGCTGAGATCGCACGGCTGCTCTTTAGTGACACCTGTCATGAG CTGAATGAGCTGTTGCTGTGTAAGAACTGTTTCTACCTGTCCAACGCTCGCCCCGACAACTGGTTCTGTTACCCCTGT AGTCCAAGTCATGACCTGGTCTGGGCCAAGATGAAAGGTTTTGGCTACTGGCCTGCCAAAGTCCTGCAGAGAGAAGACAACCAGGTGGACGTACGCTTCTTTGGCCACCAGCATCAAAG GGCGTGGATCCCTGCAGACAACATCCAGGACATCAAGGTGAGCGTGCAGCAGCTGCAGGTGAAGCGTAGCAGTGGGTGGAAGAAAGCCTGCGACGAGCTGGAGGTCTACCAGCGCTTCCTGAAGGAGGGTCGCTTCTGGAAAACCAAGATTGAAGATGCCGGCCAACCGAGCCAGCGGAAGGCGTCGCAGAACGAGAGCGACGGTGGCGGGAGGACGGAGCAGCCGGAGCGAAACGACGAGGCCGAGTCCAGCATCTCGTCCACCAGCAACGAGCAGGTTCGACAG ATGAAAGGCAGCCATGAGCCGAAAGCCAAGAAAAGTCGTCGAAGTCAACAGGTGGAACCCAAAGAAGAAGCTAGC GACCCGGAACCCGAGATGGAGGCAGTCAGCTCCAGTCAGGAGATCCCCGTGTCGTCGGCGCCACCGCAGCCTGAGAGGCTGTCGGTGTCCACGCAGACCAAGAAGGCCAGCGGGGGGTCGCCTCGCACGCTGCACCGCGGCACGCAAACCGCCTCCGACGGCGCCTGCCAGAACATGTGCCACGAAAAGTACACCAAGGTGTTCAGCGACGTCAAGGAGATGATGAAAGCCGACAACAAGAGGGAGACGGAGCGAGTGGTCCGGGAAGCTCTGGAGAAG CTGCGGGCGGAAATGGAGGAGGAGAAGCGGCAGGCGGTGGGCAAGGCGGTGGGCGGGGCTCAGGCGGAGATGGACAGGAAGTGCAAGCAGGTGAAGGACAAGTGCAAAGAGGAGCTGGTGGAGGAAGTGAAGAAGCTGGTGAGCCAACACAAACAACTCATCTCGCAGACCAAGAAGAAACAGTGG tgttacAACTGCGAGGAGGAGGCCATGTACCACTGCTGCTGGAACACCTCCTACTGCTCCATCAAGTGTCAGCAGGAGCACTGGCACGCCGACCACAAGCGCACCTGTCGCAGGAAGAGATGA
- the zmynd11 gene encoding zinc finger MYND domain-containing protein 11 isoform X2, with amino-acid sequence MNKEVMSRVAKKRQADPKVVQYVWAAIEVIRNQKQIANMDRISKYLSRVFNMHPKETARQLSLAVKDGLVVETLTVGCKGSKAGIEQEGYWLPGDEMESQAEGSKVGEGDQANISSAVCPPQEWEPESHDWYCFQCHLPGDVLPCDNCFRVFHLKCLPEEGRPHDAGSHWQCVVCRGSKKKNLNKQEMCKYLRFIVQRMKERAVDLNKKGKDTKHPMYRRLIHTALDVSNIQENLSEGKYKNFEEFKADAQLIVHNTAILYGVHSDQAEIARLLFSDTCHELNELLLCKNCFYLSNARPDNWFCYPCSPSHDLVWAKMKGFGYWPAKVLQREDNQVDVRFFGHQHQRAWIPADNIQDIKVSVQQLQVKRSSGWKKACDELEVYQRFLKEGRFWKTKIEDAGQPSQRKASQNESDGGGRTEQPERNDEAESSISSTSNEQVRQMKGSHEPKAKKSRRSQQVEPKEEASDPEPEMEAVSSSQEIPVSSAPPQPERLSVSTQTKKASGGSPRTLHRGTQTASDGACQNMCHEKYTKVFSDVKEMMKADNKRETERVVREALEKLRAEMEEEKRQAVGKAVGGAQAEMDRKCKQVKDKCKEELVEEVKKLVSQHKQLISQTKKKQWCYNCEEEAMYHCCWNTSYCSIKCQQEHWHADHKRTCRRKR; translated from the exons ATGAATAAGGAAGTAATGTCACGTGTGGCGAAGAAGAGGCAAGCAGACCCTAAGGTGGTCCAGTACGTGTGGGCCGCCATAGAAGTCATCCGCAACCAGAAGCAGATCGCTAACATGGACCGCATCTCCAA GTACCTGAGCCGCGTGTTCAACATGCACCCCAAGGAGACGGCCAGACAGCTGAGCCTGGCCGTGAAAGATGGCCTGGTGGTGGAGACCCTGACTGTGGGCTGCAAGGGTTCCAAAGCTGGCATCGAACAGGAAGGCTACTGGCTGCCTGGCGACGAAATG GAGTCTCAAGCGGAGGGAAGCAAG GTTGGGGAGGGGGATCAAGCCAACATCTCCTCTGCTGTGTGTCCTCCACAGGAGTGGGAGCCTGAGAGCCATGACTGGTACTGCTTTCAGTGTCACCTGCCGGGCGACGTGCTGCCCTGCGACAATTGCTTTCGTGTCTTCCACCTCAAGTGTCTGCCAGAGGAGGGCAGGCCCCACGACGCCGGGTCCCACTGGCAGTGTGTGGTCTGCAGG GGAAGTAAAAAGAAGAACTTGAACAAGCAGGAGATGTGCAAATATCTGCGCTTCATTGTCCAGCGGATGAAGGAGAGG GCTGTGGACTTGAACAAGAAAGGCAAGGACACCAAACATCCCATGTACAGACGACTCATCCACACGGCGCTGGACGTCTCCAACATACAGGAG AATCTGTCCGAGGGCAAGTACAAGAACTTTGAGGAGTTCAAGGCCGACGCCCAGTTGATTGTTCACAACACGGCCATCTTGTACGGAG TTCACAGCGACCAGGCTGAGATCGCACGGCTGCTCTTTAGTGACACCTGTCATGAG CTGAATGAGCTGTTGCTGTGTAAGAACTGTTTCTACCTGTCCAACGCTCGCCCCGACAACTGGTTCTGTTACCCCTGT AGTCCAAGTCATGACCTGGTCTGGGCCAAGATGAAAGGTTTTGGCTACTGGCCTGCCAAAGTCCTGCAGAGAGAAGACAACCAGGTGGACGTACGCTTCTTTGGCCACCAGCATCAAAG GGCGTGGATCCCTGCAGACAACATCCAGGACATCAAGGTGAGCGTGCAGCAGCTGCAGGTGAAGCGTAGCAGTGGGTGGAAGAAAGCCTGCGACGAGCTGGAGGTCTACCAGCGCTTCCTGAAGGAGGGTCGCTTCTGGAAAACCAAGATTGAAGATGCCGGCCAACCGAGCCAGCGGAAGGCGTCGCAGAACGAGAGCGACGGTGGCGGGAGGACGGAGCAGCCGGAGCGAAACGACGAGGCCGAGTCCAGCATCTCGTCCACCAGCAACGAGCAGGTTCGACAG ATGAAAGGCAGCCATGAGCCGAAAGCCAAGAAAAGTCGTCGAAGTCAACAGGTGGAACCCAAAGAAGAAGCTAGC GACCCGGAACCCGAGATGGAGGCAGTCAGCTCCAGTCAGGAGATCCCCGTGTCGTCGGCGCCACCGCAGCCTGAGAGGCTGTCGGTGTCCACGCAGACCAAGAAGGCCAGCGGGGGGTCGCCTCGCACGCTGCACCGCGGCACGCAAACCGCCTCCGACGGCGCCTGCCAGAACATGTGCCACGAAAAGTACACCAAGGTGTTCAGCGACGTCAAGGAGATGATGAAAGCCGACAACAAGAGGGAGACGGAGCGAGTGGTCCGGGAAGCTCTGGAGAAG CTGCGGGCGGAAATGGAGGAGGAGAAGCGGCAGGCGGTGGGCAAGGCGGTGGGCGGGGCTCAGGCGGAGATGGACAGGAAGTGCAAGCAGGTGAAGGACAAGTGCAAAGAGGAGCTGGTGGAGGAAGTGAAGAAGCTGGTGAGCCAACACAAACAACTCATCTCGCAGACCAAGAAGAAACAGTGG tgttacAACTGCGAGGAGGAGGCCATGTACCACTGCTGCTGGAACACCTCCTACTGCTCCATCAAGTGTCAGCAGGAGCACTGGCACGCCGACCACAAGCGCACCTGTCGCAGGAAGAGATGA
- the zmynd11 gene encoding zinc finger MYND domain-containing protein 11 isoform X4 — protein MIKMNKEVMSRVAKKRQADPKVVQYVWAAIEVIRNQKQIANMDRISKYLSRVFNMHPKETARQLSLAVKDGLVVETLTVGCKGSKAGIEQEGYWLPGDEMESQAEGSKEWEPESHDWYCFQCHLPGDVLPCDNCFRVFHLKCLPEEGRPHDAGSHWQCVVCRGSKKKNLNKQEMCKYLRFIVQRMKERAVDLNKKGKDTKHPMYRRLIHTALDVSNIQENLSEGKYKNFEEFKADAQLIVHNTAILYGVHSDQAEIARLLFSDTCHELNELLLCKNCFYLSNARPDNWFCYPCSPSHDLVWAKMKGFGYWPAKVLQREDNQVDVRFFGHQHQRAWIPADNIQDIKVSVQQLQVKRSSGWKKACDELEVYQRFLKEGRFWKTKIEDAGQPSQRKASQNESDGGGRTEQPERNDEAESSISSTSNEQVRQMKGSHEPKAKKSRRSQQVEPKEEASDPEPEMEAVSSSQEIPVSSAPPQPERLSVSTQTKKASGGSPRTLHRGTQTASDGACQNMCHEKYTKVFSDVKEMMKADNKRETERVVREALEKLRAEMEEEKRQAVGKAVGGAQAEMDRKCKQVKDKCKEELVEEVKKLVSQHKQLISQTKKKQWCYNCEEEAMYHCCWNTSYCSIKCQQEHWHADHKRTCRRKR, from the exons ATGA TTAAGATGAATAAGGAAGTAATGTCACGTGTGGCGAAGAAGAGGCAAGCAGACCCTAAGGTGGTCCAGTACGTGTGGGCCGCCATAGAAGTCATCCGCAACCAGAAGCAGATCGCTAACATGGACCGCATCTCCAA GTACCTGAGCCGCGTGTTCAACATGCACCCCAAGGAGACGGCCAGACAGCTGAGCCTGGCCGTGAAAGATGGCCTGGTGGTGGAGACCCTGACTGTGGGCTGCAAGGGTTCCAAAGCTGGCATCGAACAGGAAGGCTACTGGCTGCCTGGCGACGAAATG GAGTCTCAAGCGGAGGGAAGCAAG GAGTGGGAGCCTGAGAGCCATGACTGGTACTGCTTTCAGTGTCACCTGCCGGGCGACGTGCTGCCCTGCGACAATTGCTTTCGTGTCTTCCACCTCAAGTGTCTGCCAGAGGAGGGCAGGCCCCACGACGCCGGGTCCCACTGGCAGTGTGTGGTCTGCAGG GGAAGTAAAAAGAAGAACTTGAACAAGCAGGAGATGTGCAAATATCTGCGCTTCATTGTCCAGCGGATGAAGGAGAGG GCTGTGGACTTGAACAAGAAAGGCAAGGACACCAAACATCCCATGTACAGACGACTCATCCACACGGCGCTGGACGTCTCCAACATACAGGAG AATCTGTCCGAGGGCAAGTACAAGAACTTTGAGGAGTTCAAGGCCGACGCCCAGTTGATTGTTCACAACACGGCCATCTTGTACGGAG TTCACAGCGACCAGGCTGAGATCGCACGGCTGCTCTTTAGTGACACCTGTCATGAG CTGAATGAGCTGTTGCTGTGTAAGAACTGTTTCTACCTGTCCAACGCTCGCCCCGACAACTGGTTCTGTTACCCCTGT AGTCCAAGTCATGACCTGGTCTGGGCCAAGATGAAAGGTTTTGGCTACTGGCCTGCCAAAGTCCTGCAGAGAGAAGACAACCAGGTGGACGTACGCTTCTTTGGCCACCAGCATCAAAG GGCGTGGATCCCTGCAGACAACATCCAGGACATCAAGGTGAGCGTGCAGCAGCTGCAGGTGAAGCGTAGCAGTGGGTGGAAGAAAGCCTGCGACGAGCTGGAGGTCTACCAGCGCTTCCTGAAGGAGGGTCGCTTCTGGAAAACCAAGATTGAAGATGCCGGCCAACCGAGCCAGCGGAAGGCGTCGCAGAACGAGAGCGACGGTGGCGGGAGGACGGAGCAGCCGGAGCGAAACGACGAGGCCGAGTCCAGCATCTCGTCCACCAGCAACGAGCAGGTTCGACAG ATGAAAGGCAGCCATGAGCCGAAAGCCAAGAAAAGTCGTCGAAGTCAACAGGTGGAACCCAAAGAAGAAGCTAGC GACCCGGAACCCGAGATGGAGGCAGTCAGCTCCAGTCAGGAGATCCCCGTGTCGTCGGCGCCACCGCAGCCTGAGAGGCTGTCGGTGTCCACGCAGACCAAGAAGGCCAGCGGGGGGTCGCCTCGCACGCTGCACCGCGGCACGCAAACCGCCTCCGACGGCGCCTGCCAGAACATGTGCCACGAAAAGTACACCAAGGTGTTCAGCGACGTCAAGGAGATGATGAAAGCCGACAACAAGAGGGAGACGGAGCGAGTGGTCCGGGAAGCTCTGGAGAAG CTGCGGGCGGAAATGGAGGAGGAGAAGCGGCAGGCGGTGGGCAAGGCGGTGGGCGGGGCTCAGGCGGAGATGGACAGGAAGTGCAAGCAGGTGAAGGACAAGTGCAAAGAGGAGCTGGTGGAGGAAGTGAAGAAGCTGGTGAGCCAACACAAACAACTCATCTCGCAGACCAAGAAGAAACAGTGG tgttacAACTGCGAGGAGGAGGCCATGTACCACTGCTGCTGGAACACCTCCTACTGCTCCATCAAGTGTCAGCAGGAGCACTGGCACGCCGACCACAAGCGCACCTGTCGCAGGAAGAGATGA
- the zmynd11 gene encoding zinc finger MYND domain-containing protein 11 isoform X3, translating to MIKMNKEVMSRVAKKRQADPKVVQYVWAAIEVIRNQKQIANMDRISKYLSRVFNMHPKETARQLSLAVKDGLVVETLTVGCKGSKAGIEQEGYWLPGDEMVGEGDQANISSAVCPPQEWEPESHDWYCFQCHLPGDVLPCDNCFRVFHLKCLPEEGRPHDAGSHWQCVVCRGSKKKNLNKQEMCKYLRFIVQRMKERAVDLNKKGKDTKHPMYRRLIHTALDVSNIQENLSEGKYKNFEEFKADAQLIVHNTAILYGVHSDQAEIARLLFSDTCHELNELLLCKNCFYLSNARPDNWFCYPCSPSHDLVWAKMKGFGYWPAKVLQREDNQVDVRFFGHQHQRAWIPADNIQDIKVSVQQLQVKRSSGWKKACDELEVYQRFLKEGRFWKTKIEDAGQPSQRKASQNESDGGGRTEQPERNDEAESSISSTSNEQVRQMKGSHEPKAKKSRRSQQVEPKEEASDPEPEMEAVSSSQEIPVSSAPPQPERLSVSTQTKKASGGSPRTLHRGTQTASDGACQNMCHEKYTKVFSDVKEMMKADNKRETERVVREALEKLRAEMEEEKRQAVGKAVGGAQAEMDRKCKQVKDKCKEELVEEVKKLVSQHKQLISQTKKKQWCYNCEEEAMYHCCWNTSYCSIKCQQEHWHADHKRTCRRKR from the exons ATGA TTAAGATGAATAAGGAAGTAATGTCACGTGTGGCGAAGAAGAGGCAAGCAGACCCTAAGGTGGTCCAGTACGTGTGGGCCGCCATAGAAGTCATCCGCAACCAGAAGCAGATCGCTAACATGGACCGCATCTCCAA GTACCTGAGCCGCGTGTTCAACATGCACCCCAAGGAGACGGCCAGACAGCTGAGCCTGGCCGTGAAAGATGGCCTGGTGGTGGAGACCCTGACTGTGGGCTGCAAGGGTTCCAAAGCTGGCATCGAACAGGAAGGCTACTGGCTGCCTGGCGACGAAATG GTTGGGGAGGGGGATCAAGCCAACATCTCCTCTGCTGTGTGTCCTCCACAGGAGTGGGAGCCTGAGAGCCATGACTGGTACTGCTTTCAGTGTCACCTGCCGGGCGACGTGCTGCCCTGCGACAATTGCTTTCGTGTCTTCCACCTCAAGTGTCTGCCAGAGGAGGGCAGGCCCCACGACGCCGGGTCCCACTGGCAGTGTGTGGTCTGCAGG GGAAGTAAAAAGAAGAACTTGAACAAGCAGGAGATGTGCAAATATCTGCGCTTCATTGTCCAGCGGATGAAGGAGAGG GCTGTGGACTTGAACAAGAAAGGCAAGGACACCAAACATCCCATGTACAGACGACTCATCCACACGGCGCTGGACGTCTCCAACATACAGGAG AATCTGTCCGAGGGCAAGTACAAGAACTTTGAGGAGTTCAAGGCCGACGCCCAGTTGATTGTTCACAACACGGCCATCTTGTACGGAG TTCACAGCGACCAGGCTGAGATCGCACGGCTGCTCTTTAGTGACACCTGTCATGAG CTGAATGAGCTGTTGCTGTGTAAGAACTGTTTCTACCTGTCCAACGCTCGCCCCGACAACTGGTTCTGTTACCCCTGT AGTCCAAGTCATGACCTGGTCTGGGCCAAGATGAAAGGTTTTGGCTACTGGCCTGCCAAAGTCCTGCAGAGAGAAGACAACCAGGTGGACGTACGCTTCTTTGGCCACCAGCATCAAAG GGCGTGGATCCCTGCAGACAACATCCAGGACATCAAGGTGAGCGTGCAGCAGCTGCAGGTGAAGCGTAGCAGTGGGTGGAAGAAAGCCTGCGACGAGCTGGAGGTCTACCAGCGCTTCCTGAAGGAGGGTCGCTTCTGGAAAACCAAGATTGAAGATGCCGGCCAACCGAGCCAGCGGAAGGCGTCGCAGAACGAGAGCGACGGTGGCGGGAGGACGGAGCAGCCGGAGCGAAACGACGAGGCCGAGTCCAGCATCTCGTCCACCAGCAACGAGCAGGTTCGACAG ATGAAAGGCAGCCATGAGCCGAAAGCCAAGAAAAGTCGTCGAAGTCAACAGGTGGAACCCAAAGAAGAAGCTAGC GACCCGGAACCCGAGATGGAGGCAGTCAGCTCCAGTCAGGAGATCCCCGTGTCGTCGGCGCCACCGCAGCCTGAGAGGCTGTCGGTGTCCACGCAGACCAAGAAGGCCAGCGGGGGGTCGCCTCGCACGCTGCACCGCGGCACGCAAACCGCCTCCGACGGCGCCTGCCAGAACATGTGCCACGAAAAGTACACCAAGGTGTTCAGCGACGTCAAGGAGATGATGAAAGCCGACAACAAGAGGGAGACGGAGCGAGTGGTCCGGGAAGCTCTGGAGAAG CTGCGGGCGGAAATGGAGGAGGAGAAGCGGCAGGCGGTGGGCAAGGCGGTGGGCGGGGCTCAGGCGGAGATGGACAGGAAGTGCAAGCAGGTGAAGGACAAGTGCAAAGAGGAGCTGGTGGAGGAAGTGAAGAAGCTGGTGAGCCAACACAAACAACTCATCTCGCAGACCAAGAAGAAACAGTGG tgttacAACTGCGAGGAGGAGGCCATGTACCACTGCTGCTGGAACACCTCCTACTGCTCCATCAAGTGTCAGCAGGAGCACTGGCACGCCGACCACAAGCGCACCTGTCGCAGGAAGAGATGA